The genomic stretch GTTGTCCGTGTTCTGCTCTACACAGATTAGAGAGACGGCGCTCTGTTAGACGGCTGTTTTCAAAcaggtgtctgtctgtctgtctgtctgtctgtgtgtgtctctgtctgtgtgtgtgtgtgtgtctctgtctgtctgtctgtctgcgtgcgtgtgtgtgtctgtgtgtgtctctgtgtgtgtgtgtgtgtgtgtgtgtgtgtgtgtgtatgtgtgtgtgtgcgtctgtgtgtgtgtgtgtgtgtgcgtctgtgtgtgtgtgtctctgtctgtgtgtgtgtgtgtgtctgtctctctgtctgtctgcgtgtgtgtgtgtgtgtgtgtgtgtgtgtctgtctgtgtgtctgtctgtctgtgtgtctgtctgtctgtgtgtgtgtgtgtctctctgtctgtgtgtgtgtgtctctctgtctgtgtgtgtgtgtccgtgtgtctctgtctgtgtgtgtgtgtccgtgtgtctctgtctgtgtgtccgtgtgtctctgtctgtgtgtgtgtgtctctgtctgtgtgtgtgtgtctctctgtctgtgtgtgtgtgtccgtgtgtctctgtctgtgtgtgtgtgtccgtgtgtctctgtctgtgtgtgtgtgtgtctctctgtctgtgtgtccgtgtgtctctgtctgtgtgtccgtgtgtctctgtctgtgtgtgtgtgtctctctgtctctgtctgtgtgtgtctgtgtgtctgtctgcgtgcgtgtgtgtgtgtgtgtgtctctctgtctgtgtgtgtgtgtgtctctctgtctgtgtgtgtgtgtctctctgtctgtgtgtgtgtgtccgtgtgtctctgtctgtgtgtgtgtccgtgtgtctctgtctgtgtgtgtgtgtgtctctctgtctgtgtgtccgtgtgtctctgtctgtgtgtccgtgtgtctctgtctgtgtgtgtgtgtctctctgtctgtgtgtgtgtgtccgtgtgtctctgtctgtgtgtgtgtgtccgtgtgtctctgtctgtgtgtgtgtgtccgtgtgtctctgtctgtgtgtgtgtgtgtctctctgtctgtgtgtccgtgtgtctctgtctgtgtgtgtgtgtctctctgtctctgtctgtgtgtgtctgtgtgtctgtctgcgtgcgtgtgtgtgtgtgtgtgtctctctgtctgtgtgtgtgtgtgtgtctctctgtctgtgtgtgtgtgtctctctgtctgtgtgtgtgtgtctctctgtctatgtgtgtctgtctgtctgtctgtgtgtctgtctgtctgcgtgtgtgtctgtctgtgtgtgtgtgtgtgtgtctgtctgtgtgtgtgtgtctgtctgtctctctgtctgtctctgtctgcgtgtgtgtgtgtgtgtctctctgtctgtctctgtctgcgtgtgtgtgtctctctgtctgtgtgtgtgtgtgtgtctctctggtgcgtgtgcgtgtgtgtgtctctctgtctatgtgtgtctgtctgtctgtctgtgtgtctgtctgtctgcgtgtgtgtgtgtttcgcCCATGGGTATGGACTGTTTGAAGGAGTGTGTTGTCAGTGCTGCTTACGTGTGTTTTCATGCGGTGTGTTGTTCTCCTGAGCCGCTGTAGACGGTTCTGTGATGCGTTCTCACTGACCCTCTGTTTgatgaataataaaacacagttggctTTATAGGAAGATTTTTTACGCTCTCTATCTGTCCGTCTTTTCCTctattgttttctctttctctcagtagTGAAATGCCTGTTTTGAGAATTTGAGTAAAACTAATTCATTAATTCATAAGTCATTAATGTAGCATAAGCTCCATCCACTCAAATATCTGCATTCTTGAGAGTCTAGTATTTAAATAGTGCCTACTGCTGGTGCAAGATCTGGACTAGGGAAGTGCGCAGTGTAGCGTAGTATCCGTGAGTCTGTACAGTCCTGTGCAGAAGTCTGAGACAGATAAGTAAATTGTTTCGTCATTCGTCTTGGTTAATAAGTGCTTTTGCGGGTAAAGCGCCGTATATCATTATGATAAATGCAGATGAAtgcaaatacaataaaaaagcgCTGATCATGTGAGCTAGTTTTCAGAACAAAGCTTGATTCAAGATTTCTCCTCCAACTCCAGCCACCTCATAGTTTAGATCAATTATATCAGCAGCACACTTGATTACATAATGAAGCATTGTTTAGCCAATCCAGGTACTAGATGATAACCACCAGTAGTACTGGGCTTCTTCGAGGAGAGGACTGGGGGGGGCCTAGTCAGCTGTAGTGTTAACTCactagctcatctgaagaggcagcctccaTTACTCAACCGGCCAACTTGCTTTGGCTATTTGTGGAAACCGTGTTTGAACGTAAACTGCAAAGTTTTTGTGCTACTGAATTTTTTTAAACCTGCTAACGCCACCACGTCACCTCAGTTATAGCCTATAAATATAAGGTGGCCTATGTAGTTAGTCCAGTGACGATAAAATTTTGGTTGTACTGACTGTGCCGAAACTTTAAAGTTTTCGGGAAAAGCCAGGTTTGTTAACTTGGGCTGATATTATGTGGTAAATGAAAGTAAGTAAGCTACATTACTACAGTCGTGTTTTGCTTTAGGCTTCATTTTATTCCATTCAGTAAAGGCTAAAGCTTCGTTTATGTAACCAGCAGTAGTGTTTGAAGTTTTTGTGGATCATGTCTGTGATTTTACGATTTTACAATTAATTACACGCCAATAATGGTCTGTTATTGCTCAGAAGAATTTGCTACGTTATGTATCCTTAGTAGCCACCAGTTAGCACGTCTTCTTTCACAGGACTAATTGGTAGCTAGTGGATTTTATTAATTACTAGCAACATCAGCACTGTTGTCTGACCTGTACCTTTCAGTTTATTCGTTTAAGATGAGTTTAAATGTCCAGATAACCTTGTCAGTCCTTGGTAGTCAGAGCTGCTTCTCTgtccactctttctttcttattattTTCTCTCAACTCTTCAATTCCCTCCATTCTTCGCCTTTGATACTTATCCTCATCTTCTGTTTTTGTacttctctctcatttctttctctctcaggtgGGATGAAAGAGCAGGATCTCATGTGTATAAAGCTGCACGGGGTGAACAGGATCGGCCTGAAGAAGATTATAGACTTTATCTACACCGCCAAACTCTCGCTCAACATGGAGAACCTGCAGGACACGCTGGAGGCGGCCAGCTTTCTGCAAATCCTTCCCGTGCTCGACTTCTGCAAAGTGTTCCTCATCTCCGGGGTAGGAGATTACCATCATACACCCCACACATTCACAGATTATCACCTCTCACACACTGGCCTTCTTCACAGTTTGAACATGTGAAGGGAACAGGTGTTGTAATTTGGGCTCTTTTCCCTGTAGTTTGTTCCTTTGGCTCCGACACACCTCACTAAACTCACTGCAGTTTGAATCACACTGTTAATTACTTAGAGCAGTGCTTTTTAATCCAGACCTTGGGGACCACCAGCCAGTGtactttgttgtttgttgtggcTCCTGAGACACCTGAGCAGGTAATCGGCCCTCTGCAGTCCCTGATTACCCGGCTGAGCTGTGTTCGGAGCTGgaacagaataaaaatatgGACTTGATGTGGGGGTCCGCAAGGATTGGGTTGAAAATCTTTGTGTAAATGCTGGTCTAGGGTCTGATATAAGGCTAATTAAACAGGTAAAGAAGTCACAGTCTTTACAGAGAGATCAGAAGGCCTGTTCACTGAACTAGAACTTTCTGGAACAATCTCGTAATAGCATCAGTGACTTTAGCTGATGGAGTTGACCTGTTCATACAGCAGGTTCTTTTGTGGCGATTGTTGCGAGCTTTACAGAACGTTAGCACACAGATTAGTTTTTGTCAAATTGCCCACGTTTCAAGTAggttattcatttcaaatgttgtttattttgcatgcaactgAAGGGTCACAATGTCAGAATAGAGCTTTCATGAATCAGTGAAATATCTATTGTACCTGTACCACCTTCTGCTGTAAGTGAAGTGAGCCTAAGGCAGGGGTCCAGGCAGCtaataaaatcagacaaaataaaaaataaaggctTTGAGCTTTTCACACTCTTGTGCTGTCATTTATTCAACATGCACTCCGGTGTGTGATTTTGAGCtttgagtttattttatttaaactgaatTTTGTCAGTAGATTCGTTTGAAGTGATTCAACATTTAACGTTTCCTTTTGACTAGTGCCATGAACTCTGAACAAATGAGACACATCAGGAActtggaacaggaaaaaaacacagcGCTCTTAACGCTCCGTGTTCAACAACTTTTCTTTGACAAGCCGTGTTGTTCCTTCACTACTCAGACTagaaatagtaaataaaattaaaaatgtatgaaagtaTTTGGAAATTATTTGCCTTCTCGCTTGATGTCTAGCCCTGTATCTACTATCTTTTGTGATCATTTTTAACATGTTCTTAGCTAAAAAATCAGAGTTGATCGTTGTTTGGGGccgggggaggggggggggtctgcTTAGCCTCATCCTACATGCTCACCTTTATCATCATCTCCCAGGTGTCTCTGGAGAACTGTGTGGAGGTGGGCCGTATTGCCAATGCCTACAACCTCACAGAGGTGGACAAATACGTCAACAACTTCATCCTGAAGAACTTCCCCTCATTGCTGGGCACGGGCGAGTTTGTCAAGCTGCCCTTCGAGCGCCTGGCTTTCGTCCTGTCCTCCAACAGCCTAAAGCACTGCAGCGAGCTGGACCTGTTCAAAGCTGCCTGCCGCTGGCTGCGCTACGAGGATGGCCGCATGGACTACGCCGCTAAGCTAATGCGCAACATCCGCTTTCCGTTAATGAGCCCAGCAGACCTCATCAACCATGTACAGACAGTGGACTTCATGCGTACAGACAACACTTGCGTCAATCTCCTACTGGAAGCTAGCAACTACCAGATGATGCCGTACATGCAGCCGGTCATGCAGTCGGAACGAACTGCGATCCGCTCGGACAGTTCGCACCTGGTAACACTAGGGGGCGTCCTGAGGCAACAGCTGGTCGTTAGCAAGGAATTACGACTTTTTGATGAAAAAGCGCACGAGTGGAAGGCACTGGCGCCCATGGACGCTCCCCGGTATCAGCACGGCATCGCAGTCATTGGCAACTTCCTATACGTGGTTGGCGGGCAGAGCAACTACGACACTAAGGGCAAGACAGCCGTGGACACGGTGTTCCGTTACGACCCACGCTATAACAAGTGGATGCAGGTGGCATGTCTGAACGAGAAGAGAACATTCTTTCACCTGAGCGCGCTCAAAGGGTACCTGTACGCTGTGGGAGGGAGGAACGCGGCAGGAGAGCTGGGTGAGTCAGCTGGGGGGGTTTGGCTCGATCCCTGATGTCGAGCGCTTCGTTGGTTCACAGTTCAAGCATCGCTGCTTCACTCCTGAATGTAGATTCTTTTttgcccaaatctgatctttctgCCTTGAAGCTTCACATTCGGATGCATGAGGCTCTGTTCACACTGCagataaaagtggcccaaaactgttctttttgttttgttttttgtgtgactgtgtgaacGTCAAACACACCGAATCTGAATTATGGTTTTGGCCACTTTTATATGTGGGACTGTaagagtaaaggacttgtatcgtttggctaaacagagagatagagctggaaaggatgtacagcaggttaggctgataaaggatagagagggaaatgtactagtgagtgaacagacagtgttgagtagatggaaggagtactttgaagaactaatgaatgaggaaaacgagagagagaggaggacaacggggggagggatagtggatcaggaagtgcagagaattagtaaggtggaagtgagggcagctttaaaaaggatgaagaatggaaaggcagttggtccagatgacatacctgtggaggtatggagatgtttaggagagaaggcagtggactttttaaccaggttgtttaatgATGAgtggatgcctgatgagtggagaagcagtgtactggtccccatttttaagaacaagggtgatgtgcagagctgcagtaactacagaggtataaagttgatgagccacaccatgaaggtatgggaaagagtttttgaagcaaggctaaggcgagaggttcagatcagtgagcagcagtttggtttcatgcccagaaagagaaccacagatgcagtttttgtgttgagagtgttggtcgagaagtacagagaaggtcagaaggagctacattgtgtctttgtggatctagagaaggcatatgatagggtgccaagagaggaactgtggtactgtatgaggaagtcaggtgtagctgaaaagtatgttagggtggtgcaggacatgtatgaggatagtgagacagtggtgaggtgtgcagttggagtgacaaatggtttcaaggtgaaggtagggttacatcagggatcagctttgagccccttcttgtttacggtggtgatggacaggttgacagatgaggcaggaggctccatggaccatgatgtttgcagatgacattgtaatctatggtgagagtagagagcaggtggaagagaatctggagaggtggaggtttgcactggagaggagaggaatgaaggtcagtagagacaagacggaatacatgtgtggcaggtggaaaggtgaagatgcaaggagtagaggtcgaaaggtggatgacttcaaatatctttgggggtcaaccatccagagcaatggacagtgtagaaaagaggtgaagaagagggtgcaggcaggatggagtgggtggagacggatgtcagggctgatgtgtgacagaaggatagcagcaagagtgaaagggaaggtttacaagacagcagtgcgtcctgctatgatgtgtggtttggagactgtggctctgtctaaaagacaggaggtggcggagatgaagatgctgagattttcgttgggagtgacaaggatggacaagattagaaatgagcagatcagagcgACAGTGAAGATGGAGCagttggagataaagccagagaggccaggctaagatggtttggacatgtgttgaggaggaatagtggatatattggtcaacggatgttggagatggagctgccgggtagaaggagaagaggtagacctcagagaaggtttatggatgtagtgaaggtggacatggagatggttggtgtgaaagtagaggaggcagtggatagggcaagatggaggcagatgatccgctgtggcgacccctaaagggagcagccgaaagaagaagatatgTGGGACTGTAATCTGATGTGCGGCAATGTGACCTCAAAAGTCGGTCTCAACAGTCATGTCTGAATTCATTCATCAGTCCAGATTGGTCTTAATTTAATTTAGAATGggaaaaaagcttttattgCAAAGTCATTAAAATGGCCATTACTATAGACACACTTACTGTCTTTCGTTTTGCAGGACGAGCGAGACGAGCATGAGCAGTATAAACTTTTTATATATTGTAATTTATATAAGTATTTGCTTTGATGACAGATAGGAATGTtcgttttgtgtgtgtgtgtgtgtgcgtgcatatatatatatatatatatatatgaggacATGGTGAACTTGTCATATTAATTATAGTTAAATTAGCCCTGCAATTTTTGTAGCACTAATGCTATATAAATGCACTTAATGTGGGCTGGATAACTCCTTCAGGTAGGCAGATGTTTTGTTTACTGTAAGCCAGTCTTCATTAAAAACCTTACgttttactttgttttccaAATTGTCTAAAGTAAAATGCAGTTGGATTATGATTGTAGGTGTTGTGGAAGGATGTATTTTACATATGGTGACACAAGGGGGCGTCACGTATAGGCATCCCCTGTTTGCTATAGACTCGccgtgtcaaactggggaccttccagccTAAAGTGCTGCGGAGATGaacgtttaccctcatctaacgctTTGAATTCAGTTtgtgaaggccttgctaattagcttgAGATTGGTGTGGTGTAGGGTGACACCTGTCCCTTCTgcgctgtaggctggggttcagtccctcacctggacaagcaccctgcactaccagtaagagtccttgggcgaGACtgctaacactgccttcgcctacctgtgtaaaaaaaaaaaaaaaaaaaaaaaaaagatcaaatcgTAAGTCAGTCTGGAAAAGAGCCTTTGCTAAACACCGTAACTGTGAATGTAAATCAGGTAGATAACTGAAATCTGTGGTGTTTGGCCCACGAGGACTGGATCCTGACACATAGTATAGACTGTCTAAACATCGTGGCCAAGCTTTACCGTCACTGTTTGGATTCAAGTCCAAAGCTTTGAGTTTGACTGTtttgacagaaaaagaaagtgagctTAATTTCTCCATTTGATCAGCTTCCACGATTATTTAGCTCTTTTCTGTAGACTTCGTTGAGCGTGGTCTGGTGGTCTGGATGCTAAGTCTGCTGTTTGTCTTACTGTTTTGACATTGTGTAAAAGAAGTTTTAATCTGTTGATCTTCAGGAAGAGTTCAGCTGTGTTTGTTGGGTAAACGTGGCAAGTGGGCTGAAGTTCTTCTACGCATTTGGCTCAGATCGAGTGCGATCTTTCCAGACTGTCAGACATAATTcacattaaaaagataaaatgaacaaCCAAACAACAACGGTCAGATTTGGGCATTAAATCGGATTTGGGTCAGTTATCTGAATGTAGCCCAGGTGACCCATATTAGACAGAAGTGTAAACAGCCCACAGGGGCATGTTTTATGTTGTTATCTCTATAATGCTGCTGACGCTGGTTGATGTCCACAGTTGAGTTTTCCCCAGTCTGTATTATGTTTAAGGAGAAAGTCCTGTTTGGGCAATTTTAGTCCTCCTTTAGCCTTAAGAtgaagattaagtgacccttattaatcccacaagggggaaatttcacctctgcatttaacccatccatgcagtgaaacaccacatacactctagtcaGCACACTTGcacggagcggtgggcagcccaatccacaacgtccagggagcagttgggggttaggtgtcttgctcaaggacacctcagtcatgtgctgttggctctggggatcgaaccggcaaccttccagtcacgaggctggttccgtgacctccagcccacgactgcccttaaACCATAAGCGTGCCTCGTTGGAgatgctggggattgaacccaggACCTCAAACATGCGAAGCATgcgctctaccactgagctacatCCCCTTCTCAGCCTTGTTTATGTGGTTCTAGATTGAATAGTTACCTGGTTTGTGGCCATGCAAGCTCAGTCAGAATTAGAGATGAAAGGATATGAAGATTTAGCTTCATTATAGAGACGAAAGTCATCACGATTGTCAGAGTTATCATGACGTAGTTGAAATGTgatgaaaatgttcaaaaaatacTGAAACACAGACCGAAATCATTTCACCAACTTCTATATTGAAATCCATAAAGAAATTGAGCAGCACTGTCCACTAAAGATTAAAACGGTAATATAGCCAATACCTTATGTAAACACATGAACACAAAGGTGGCGCCATGCGGCCACGAGAGGTTCAGACACTTTGCACATGAAAGCATTTAAATGCTTTACTGTTTGTTAATTCAGTAAAGACTCACTTTAATATTTagatttatggcatttggctgacgctcttatccagagcgacttacaacttgatcattttacactggaGGGCCagggtggtgttaggagtcttgcccaaggactcttattggtatagtgtagggcgcttgccctggtgggggattgagcccctacagtgtagaaggtagaggtgttaaccactatgACTAATATGCATACTAATATACAACTAATATGACTGCTTTCCCTCGATAAACTGAGTTCGGAATGTCCTAATTATTCTGTTGTCCCCTAATAATTCATCACAACGTTCTGATGAGGGAGTTTAGACTGTGAATCTGTCCTACCTGCAGTTTTAATACAAGGCTGAAATTGACTTCTTGCTCACCAGCTtcatgtttgaattttccagttttaccttaaatggtgaagcagtTGCACTCTGGCGTTTGAGGCGTTATAATTACTGGTGCACCATCTAAGGTGGAGCAGGAtcattcaaataagaagctggtttCAGCTTTGTAGTTTTGATGCTGATGGACCTTTTTGATTACGGTGATTTAAGTAGAATGTCCTGCCAAGAGTTCTATGTGCAAAGCTACCTATAAATATGCGCTACAGCAGGACTTTCTGGCAAAATAGCACAATTCATTGGAACACATTCCCTGTAGACAGGGTGATCTGCTATTACTTTTCCCTCTGCACTCTtacaaaaaccaaaatatgGTCACATTTCAGACTCGGTGGTCTTAGAATGCTGAAGAAATGCCACTGTCATTGGCTTCTGCCATGTTTACACTGTCACAACAGACCTACGTTGCATGTTGCGGCTGCATCTGGAAGACGGGCTAATTTTGGTTGATGCTGGACAGAATTTAACATGAGTTTTTCAAAGTGGTACAAATAATACAAACCGTCTGTAATGCGGTTTATGACGAAAGCAGTAGCCACTCCAGGGCAAGTCAGAACAGTCAGATTGGAATGTATGGATTTTGTTTTTCACCAGCATGCAGGCACATGTTACCACCGTTTTGCCGCTGTGCCGCAGCAGGGACACATTTGAAGCGTCAGCCTCTTAATGCTGCAGAAGCAGCTGACTTTGTTTCACAGCTGCCTCGAAGTTCCAGATATTAGCTCAGAAACAGTCTCCCGGGATTATTTGAACATCAGAGACAATTTGCTTTACCTGAGCATATATTAAGTGAGGATTAACGTTGGATTTGTTACAGCGTTCATGGTACTGTCGGGTTCTGGAGActtccattttttcccccaaaactttctgtttaatttaactgaagatgtgaacaaaattattcaatatatatatataatataaaatttacacacacactcacctgcctctttattaggtacaccttgctagtgaaGGTTTGGACCTCTTTTTGCcatcagaactgctttaattcttcgtagCTTACTTTCAACAAgctgttggaaacattcctcagagattttggttggttatttgagttcctgttgcctttccatcatctggaaccagtctgcccattctcctctgacctctcacatcaacaaggcattttcatccacacaactgaccgctcactggatatttccaacacaagtcccttaaatcccctttcttccctgttctgatgctcggcctgcacttcagcaagttgtcttatATATATCACAGTGCCTGAAACAtagtttttaaaacattttggcctaaaacccaTTTTTGTACCATTCATTCACCAAAGAATTTTTTTCTCAcagatttttcactatttaACCATCGACATTACGTCAGTACTCAGACACGTGCCGGCTCGCTGGTGGTTTTGAACAGTAaacaaaatgtctgtatttgcaTTTAATACGGATATTAACGTTGTGTGAAAAACCTTGGTGGAGGGGCTGGAATGCGTGTCCATATGATCATGTTTAAGACGAactgattctagatcagcaGTCTGAAGCACCCGCAGTGAAGTAATGGCGCTAAGAGCTACTGACAGCTGTTGGGGAGCAGTTAGCTAACTGGTCTCAGTAGCTCATAGAATTATGAGCAGTATTAGCATATTTAGGTCATGCAGCCCTTGGAGAAATGATTTTGTCATAATTGATGGTGAATGAAGTCATATTGTATAAAATCAAAGCAGGGCTGTCAGGTGTGGCAGAACAGGTGCGAGTTACAGGTGGAGCGTGCCGGAGAGAATATATCCGTCACGCAGATCCGGGAAGAGCTCCGGCTGCAGGAAAAATCACACAGATGCcacataaaattacataaatccGCTGATAAATGATGGATGTGACTGTTGTAGGGCTGTAACGCGGAATCAGTTGATGGTGTTGATAATACTCAACAAATAACAAATTAGATTTGATCACACGTACTTACAACCAACCATCACTAACTGGAGAAAATGCAGGTGGACGACTGCAGTGAAAAAACTCACAGTTATggaaattctctctctctctctctctctctctctctctctctctctctctctctctctctctctctctctctctctctctctctctctctctctctctctctgtcgctctctctccctccctctctctctctctccctctcgctcgctctccttctcgctctctctctccctctcgctcgctctctctctccctctcgctcgctctcgctcgctctctctcccgctttctctctccctcttgctctctctctctccctctcgctctctctccctcttgctctctctcccgctcgctcgctcgctctcactctcgctcgctcgctctcactctctctctcgctctctctctctctctcgttctctctcttgctctctctctgtctctctccctctgtccctcctccTGCTTGACTGCCCATGTTTTCATAGTcttggttgccatggtgacaggAGTCATGCCGGTCAGGCGGCTTTTATTGCCTTAAATTAAATTACTTgttgttttcctctttttgcccttttttattt from Pygocentrus nattereri isolate fPygNat1 chromosome 23, fPygNat1.pri, whole genome shotgun sequence encodes the following:
- the klhl13 gene encoding kelch-like protein 13 isoform X4, with the translated sequence MPLKWKSGSPVSWKFPVPVLKTSRSSPLSPAYISLVEDDDAHMKVSLGCGEMGLSAHQQASKTGNTRFFTSNTHSSVVLQGFDQLRIEGLLCDVTLVAGDGDEAFPVHRAMMASSSDYFKAMFTGGMKEQDLMCIKLHGVNRIGLKKIIDFIYTAKLSLNMENLQDTLEAASFLQILPVLDFCKVFLISGVSLENCVEVGRIANAYNLTEVDKYVNNFILKNFPSLLGTGEFVKLPFERLAFVLSSNSLKHCSELDLFKAACRWLRYEDGRMDYAAKLMRNIRFPLMSPADLINHVQTVDFMRTDNTCVNLLLEASNYQMMPYMQPVMQSERTAIRSDSSHLVTLGGVLRQQLVVSKELRLFDEKAHEWKALAPMDAPRYQHGIAVIGNFLYVVGGQSNYDTKGKTAVDTVFRYDPRYNKWMQVACLNEKRTFFHLSALKGYLYAVGGRNAAGELATVECYNPRTNEWTYVAKMNEPHYGHAGTVYGGYMYISGGITHDTFQKELMCFDPDADKWTQKAAMTTVRGLHCMCTVGDRLYVIGGNHFRGTSDYDDVLSCEYYSPALDMWTPIAAMLRGQSDVGVAVFENKIYVVGGYSWNNRCMVEIVQKYDPDKDEWHKVFDLPESLGGIRACTLTVFPPDDLSLAGSPSRESPLSAP
- the klhl13 gene encoding kelch-like protein 13 isoform X6 — protein: MDYPVHRGDTMSMGLHDRSLVEDDDAHMKVSLGCGEMGLSAHQQASKTGNTRFFTSNTHSSVVLQGFDQLRIEGLLCDVTLVAGDGDEAFPVHRAMMASSSDYFKAMFTGGMKEQDLMCIKLHGVNRIGLKKIIDFIYTAKLSLNMENLQDTLEAASFLQILPVLDFCKVFLISGVSLENCVEVGRIANAYNLTEVDKYVNNFILKNFPSLLGTGEFVKLPFERLAFVLSSNSLKHCSELDLFKAACRWLRYEDGRMDYAAKLMRNIRFPLMSPADLINHVQTVDFMRTDNTCVNLLLEASNYQMMPYMQPVMQSERTAIRSDSSHLVTLGGVLRQQLVVSKELRLFDEKAHEWKALAPMDAPRYQHGIAVIGNFLYVVGGQSNYDTKGKTAVDTVFRYDPRYNKWMQVACLNEKRTFFHLSALKGYLYAVGGRNAAGELATVECYNPRTNEWTYVAKMNEPHYGHAGTVYGGYMYISGGITHDTFQKELMCFDPDADKWTQKAAMTTVRGLHCMCTVGDRLYVIGGNHFRGTSDYDDVLSCEYYSPALDMWTPIAAMLRGQSDVGVAVFENKIYVVGGYSWNNRCMVEIVQKYDPDKDEWHKVFDLPESLGGIRACTLTVFPPDDLSLAGSPSRESPLSAP
- the klhl13 gene encoding kelch-like protein 13 isoform X5, with translation MDYPVHRGDTMSMGLHDRYCAISLVEDDDAHMKVSLGCGEMGLSAHQQASKTGNTRFFTSNTHSSVVLQGFDQLRIEGLLCDVTLVAGDGDEAFPVHRAMMASSSDYFKAMFTGGMKEQDLMCIKLHGVNRIGLKKIIDFIYTAKLSLNMENLQDTLEAASFLQILPVLDFCKVFLISGVSLENCVEVGRIANAYNLTEVDKYVNNFILKNFPSLLGTGEFVKLPFERLAFVLSSNSLKHCSELDLFKAACRWLRYEDGRMDYAAKLMRNIRFPLMSPADLINHVQTVDFMRTDNTCVNLLLEASNYQMMPYMQPVMQSERTAIRSDSSHLVTLGGVLRQQLVVSKELRLFDEKAHEWKALAPMDAPRYQHGIAVIGNFLYVVGGQSNYDTKGKTAVDTVFRYDPRYNKWMQVACLNEKRTFFHLSALKGYLYAVGGRNAAGELATVECYNPRTNEWTYVAKMNEPHYGHAGTVYGGYMYISGGITHDTFQKELMCFDPDADKWTQKAAMTTVRGLHCMCTVGDRLYVIGGNHFRGTSDYDDVLSCEYYSPALDMWTPIAAMLRGQSDVGVAVFENKIYVVGGYSWNNRCMVEIVQKYDPDKDEWHKVFDLPESLGGIRACTLTVFPPDDLSLAGSPSRESPLSAP